Proteins encoded within one genomic window of Rossellomorea vietnamensis:
- a CDS encoding N-acetylmuramoyl-L-alanine amidase produces MKTIMIDPGHGGSDPGATYKGNEEKNFNLLTAVVVRDYLVSNYSVKVLMTRTGDQTLSLTDRSNLANRSNLDLFLSIHHNAGGGTGFESYVYNGNVPTQTLSYQKMIHEEVIEALQPFNVTDRGKKRANFHVLRETKMPSVLVEVLFIDTPKDVALLNDTKFRKAVGISLAKGVAKALALPAKESGNKPLFRVIAGSFTERKNAEDRVKELKAVSFESFIDAVVVSGKTYYRVQTGAFSVRENAEDQIIALSRLGIDAFLLREEAAPAPVPTDPPPTDPPEPTKPPQPPGIDYSIMGTSIIQAQQLDEFVKNVNPSAPKVGKFYTFYGNLYGIRGDIAYAQAIHETNYFRFTGQVKPSQNNYAGIGTTGPGNDGASFATPEQGVLAHIQHLYAYASTEPLPDGAPLVDPRFSLVTRGSAKNWTDLNGKWAVPGTTYGQSILSIYKRNIEDAIKSIESQKVLLINALDKLN; encoded by the coding sequence TTGAAAACCATCATGATTGATCCGGGACATGGGGGATCTGATCCTGGTGCCACATATAAAGGAAACGAAGAAAAGAACTTCAATCTTTTGACGGCCGTTGTGGTCAGGGACTATTTAGTGTCGAATTACAGTGTGAAGGTGTTAATGACGAGGACCGGGGATCAAACCTTATCTCTTACGGATCGATCCAACCTTGCCAATCGCTCGAATCTGGATTTGTTTTTATCCATCCACCATAATGCAGGTGGAGGGACAGGGTTTGAAAGCTATGTATACAATGGAAATGTTCCGACACAGACTTTATCATATCAAAAAATGATCCACGAAGAAGTTATAGAAGCACTTCAGCCATTCAATGTAACAGACAGAGGGAAAAAGAGAGCAAATTTTCATGTGCTCCGTGAAACAAAAATGCCATCGGTGTTGGTGGAAGTGTTGTTTATTGATACTCCAAAGGACGTTGCACTCTTGAATGATACAAAGTTCAGAAAGGCAGTAGGAATTTCGCTTGCAAAAGGAGTTGCCAAAGCACTTGCACTTCCGGCAAAAGAGTCGGGAAATAAGCCACTTTTCAGAGTGATTGCCGGGTCATTTACAGAACGGAAGAATGCAGAAGACCGGGTGAAAGAGTTGAAAGCTGTTTCATTTGAATCGTTTATAGATGCGGTAGTCGTTTCAGGGAAAACGTATTACAGGGTTCAAACAGGGGCTTTTTCTGTGAGGGAAAATGCGGAAGATCAAATAATAGCATTAAGCAGGCTCGGGATCGATGCCTTCCTTCTAAGAGAAGAGGCTGCGCCAGCTCCTGTGCCGACGGATCCTCCACCAACCGATCCACCAGAACCTACCAAGCCCCCACAGCCGCCTGGTATTGATTATTCCATTATGGGAACATCTATTATCCAAGCCCAGCAATTAGATGAATTTGTGAAAAACGTGAATCCTTCCGCACCCAAAGTGGGGAAATTTTACACTTTCTATGGAAACCTTTACGGCATCCGGGGAGATATCGCATATGCACAAGCCATTCATGAAACCAATTATTTCAGATTCACAGGACAAGTGAAACCTTCTCAAAATAACTATGCAGGGATCGGTACAACCGGACCCGGAAATGATGGGGCTTCATTCGCCACGCCTGAACAAGGGGTACTTGCTCATATTCAACACCTTTACGCATATGCCTCAACTGAACCACTCCCTGATGGTGCACCACTTGTCGACCCGCGATTTTCACTGGTCACCAGAGGTTCTGCAAAGAACTGGACGGACCTGAATGGGAAGTGGGCTGTTCCAGGAACTACCTATGGTCAAAGCATTCTTTCTATTTATAAAAGAAATATTGAAGATGCCATAAAATCTATTGAAAGTCAGAAAGTATTGCTGATTAATGCGCTGGATAAATTGAATTAG
- a CDS encoding glycosyltransferase, whose amino-acid sequence MKKYAVLLLVVMASLFSLPGMAAAKQDSCISEASMKAREDMRTLWTDHVFYTRNFIIGAVDGLEDTDVVLARLLQNQKDIGNAIKPYYGEKAGNKLADLLTEHIVLAGKIVEAAKDGKSAEVEQLNKEWYRNADDIARFLASANPYWPEKILKDLLYMHLQFVTDEAVARINKDWKANIKSFDDGKAHILHLSDALSDGIVKQFPDKF is encoded by the coding sequence TTGAAAAAATATGCGGTTTTATTGTTAGTTGTGATGGCGTCACTCTTTTCACTACCTGGAATGGCAGCAGCCAAGCAGGATTCCTGTATAAGCGAAGCGAGTATGAAGGCCCGGGAAGATATGAGGACTTTATGGACCGATCATGTCTTCTACACAAGGAATTTCATCATTGGTGCAGTGGATGGGTTGGAAGACACCGATGTAGTACTGGCAAGGTTGCTTCAGAACCAGAAAGATATCGGAAATGCAATAAAACCCTATTATGGGGAAAAAGCAGGTAACAAATTAGCGGATTTATTGACAGAACATATTGTACTTGCGGGAAAAATCGTAGAAGCTGCAAAAGATGGCAAATCGGCTGAAGTAGAACAGCTTAATAAAGAATGGTATCGAAATGCCGACGATATTGCCAGATTCTTAGCAAGCGCCAATCCCTATTGGCCTGAAAAAATATTAAAAGATTTGCTATACATGCATCTACAGTTCGTGACCGATGAAGCAGTGGCACGGATTAATAAAGATTGGAAAGCTAATATCAAAAGCTTTGATGATGGTAAAGCACATATCCTTCATTTATCTGATGCCCTATCTGATGGAATCGTGAAGCAGTTTCCTGATAAATTTTAA
- a CDS encoding sugar O-acetyltransferase, whose translation MKTEKQKMLQGELYEPWDPQLIEERKRARYLTRMLNLTTEEEGEKRVSTLKQLFGSTGETVYLEPNFRCDYGYNIHVGDNFFANFDCVILDVCKVSIGNNCMLAPGVHIYTATHPLNPIERNKGPEFGKPVSIGDNCWIGGGAIINPGVSIGDNVVIASGAVVTKDVPSNVVIGGNPARIIKEIELEEKR comes from the coding sequence ATGAAAACGGAAAAACAAAAAATGCTCCAGGGTGAACTTTATGAACCCTGGGATCCACAATTAATCGAAGAGAGAAAAAGAGCCCGCTATTTAACGCGAATGTTAAATCTTACAACGGAGGAAGAAGGGGAAAAGAGAGTTTCTACACTAAAACAGCTATTCGGTTCAACGGGAGAAACCGTTTATTTAGAACCAAACTTTCGATGCGATTATGGATATAACATTCACGTAGGAGACAATTTCTTTGCTAATTTTGACTGCGTGATATTGGATGTGTGCAAAGTCAGTATCGGAAATAATTGTATGCTGGCACCCGGGGTACATATATATACCGCAACTCATCCTTTAAATCCCATCGAGCGTAATAAGGGGCCTGAATTTGGAAAGCCTGTTTCCATCGGGGACAACTGCTGGATAGGCGGCGGGGCAATCATTAATCCAGGGGTGAGCATTGGGGATAATGTAGTCATTGCTTCTGGTGCGGTTGTGACAAAAGACGTTCCATCCAACGTAGTGATTGGTGGTAATCCTGCCCGCATCATCAAGGAAATTGAATTGGAAGAGAAAAGATAA
- a CDS encoding M20 family metallo-hydrolase has translation MILLTINRKRLNLHLQELAEIGKIGETGVCRLAHSKEDRQGVDKVKEWMEEAGLTTKVDGFGNLIGRIEGKDNTKPILILGSHIDSQPYGGRFDGTAGALGAIEVVHTMMDNGIIPERTIEVICFSDEEGSRFNKGIFGVRALAGMLEEGELERKDKAGVTRREALKEFGVDTDLTQSPVYKKGDITAFLELHIEQGPVLEGKDKPVGIVSGISGPIWLTVTLEGFAGHAGSVPMKMRQDALVGASEIIRKFDELVKEEGTDTTVGTVGSMQVFPNSRNIIAEKVEFTIDLRDIDLEARTRLEQKLYQLIEETSSTYHLKYDIKEDTRSEPRYCADWIKKVMKEEDEKLGFDSPTLMSGPFHDALIMSYISDYGMIFVRCEKGISHNPLEFAEMDDIEKGVQLLYASALRICQEKRVDDLVQDKVGYSSVDNN, from the coding sequence ATGATTCTATTGACGATTAATCGAAAAAGATTAAACCTTCATCTGCAAGAGTTAGCTGAAATCGGAAAAATTGGAGAAACTGGCGTTTGTCGCCTGGCTCACTCGAAAGAGGATCGGCAGGGCGTGGACAAAGTTAAAGAGTGGATGGAAGAGGCTGGTTTAACGACAAAGGTTGATGGATTTGGTAATCTGATTGGCAGGATTGAAGGAAAGGATAATACTAAACCAATCCTTATTCTTGGATCACACATCGATTCACAGCCTTATGGGGGCAGATTCGATGGGACGGCAGGGGCCCTTGGAGCAATCGAAGTGGTTCATACCATGATGGACAATGGAATCATTCCTGAGCGAACCATTGAAGTGATATGTTTTTCTGATGAAGAAGGAAGCCGTTTCAATAAAGGCATCTTTGGCGTAAGGGCTTTGGCAGGGATGCTTGAGGAGGGTGAACTTGAGCGAAAAGACAAAGCTGGGGTTACAAGAAGGGAAGCACTGAAGGAGTTTGGTGTCGATACAGACCTGACACAAAGCCCTGTATATAAGAAGGGGGATATCACCGCCTTCCTGGAGCTTCATATCGAACAAGGACCGGTGCTTGAAGGAAAAGATAAGCCGGTAGGAATTGTTTCAGGAATTTCAGGGCCGATTTGGTTGACTGTAACACTCGAAGGATTTGCCGGCCATGCAGGATCCGTTCCGATGAAGATGAGACAGGATGCTCTTGTCGGTGCATCAGAAATTATTCGCAAATTCGATGAACTGGTTAAAGAAGAAGGAACCGATACAACGGTTGGGACAGTGGGAAGTATGCAGGTGTTTCCAAATTCCAGAAATATTATTGCTGAAAAGGTAGAGTTTACAATTGATCTCCGTGATATCGATCTTGAAGCACGGACCAGACTCGAGCAAAAACTTTATCAACTGATCGAAGAAACTTCTTCTACTTATCATCTCAAATACGATATCAAGGAAGATACAAGAAGTGAACCGAGGTATTGTGCAGATTGGATCAAAAAAGTCATGAAAGAAGAAGACGAGAAGCTCGGTTTCGATTCTCCTACCTTGATGAGCGGACCGTTCCATGATGCCCTGATTATGTCCTATATCAGTGATTATGGAATGATTTTTGTCCGCTGTGAAAAAGGGATCAGTCACAACCCTTTAGAGTTTGCCGAGATGGATGATATCGAAAAAGGTGTGCAGCTCCTATACGCCTCTGCCCTGCGAATTTGTCAGGAAAAAAGAGTCGATGATCTTGTTCAGGATAAAGTCGGATATTCTTCCGTGGATAATAACTAA
- a CDS encoding sulfite exporter TauE/SafE family protein: MKEVTYDMEWILFMIGGAVIGVISGFFGIGGGIVLTPTLLVLGYEPSQAIILSLMLTLGSTVTGTLSHLRLKNVSKKLAVFLGVFGVIGSVVTVPFVKWLDAINGASTFISIVYIGILSWFSYQFLSKRQQDSKPKGIFAAPVIGLFTGMISSLMGVSGGFVMTPLLTKWLKLDLNKAIGTSISAASIIVLSGITSYMYTGESLDYRHGILLIIGALIGTPIGSIQLKRFSGVIVKRMLAVLYMVVAVSVFFKMLSIATVSLGLILGAVLVFFGMLIYSVQQSKRTANY; the protein is encoded by the coding sequence ATGAAGGAAGTGACGTACGACATGGAATGGATTTTATTTATGATAGGTGGCGCAGTCATCGGTGTCATCTCAGGTTTTTTCGGTATAGGGGGCGGGATTGTTCTGACTCCTACCTTACTGGTCCTAGGATATGAACCTAGTCAGGCCATCATCTTATCCTTGATGCTTACTCTGGGATCTACGGTGACGGGTACCCTGTCACATCTGCGTTTAAAGAATGTGTCCAAGAAGTTAGCGGTTTTCCTAGGGGTTTTCGGAGTAATAGGCTCTGTAGTAACCGTACCATTTGTAAAATGGCTTGACGCCATCAACGGTGCATCGACGTTCATCTCAATTGTCTATATTGGTATATTAAGCTGGTTTTCTTACCAGTTTTTAAGCAAACGACAACAGGACTCGAAGCCTAAAGGGATCTTTGCAGCTCCCGTCATAGGTTTATTTACGGGAATGATTTCCTCCCTTATGGGTGTCAGCGGGGGATTTGTCATGACTCCCTTACTTACGAAATGGCTCAAACTTGATCTGAACAAAGCAATTGGAACCAGTATATCTGCTGCTTCCATTATCGTATTGTCCGGGATCACCTCATATATGTACACAGGGGAGTCACTTGACTATCGCCACGGAATTTTGCTGATCATCGGTGCGTTGATCGGGACACCAATCGGTTCCATCCAGCTCAAACGATTCTCAGGCGTCATCGTCAAACGGATGCTTGCCGTACTTTATATGGTCGTTGCAGTGAGTGTCTTCTTCAAGATGCTATCAATCGCAACTGTCTCACTCGGTTTGATTCTGGGAGCGGTACTCGTTTTCTTCGGAATGTTGATTTATTCAGTTCAGCAATCCAAAAGGACAGCAAACTACTGA
- a CDS encoding LysR family transcriptional regulator, with protein MQLDWIRTFVTLAQLQHFTKTSEYLNLSQPTVSVHIKKLEQALGVALIHRSSTNQLFELTPAGERVFEQGKKMLELWRTMEQVDQKKQEIQLRIGSTHTVSDVLLPDFVKKIKVLYPQVRLQLMIHNHETIVEALNSNNLDLALVEGTKGLEPFHVEVISRDELRFFASKRMNLHSSPFILREKGSGTREYADEFLKSERIVPVEVLEASSHFLIKQLAVRGLGIAFLSSSMVKDEVLQGKLVPLEPHVVHRPIYAVHPETATSDPVIKELISLIEHPN; from the coding sequence ATGCAACTGGATTGGATCCGTACGTTTGTTACTCTTGCCCAACTTCAGCATTTCACTAAGACAAGTGAATACCTGAATTTATCTCAACCTACCGTCAGCGTCCACATTAAAAAGTTGGAACAAGCCCTTGGTGTAGCACTTATTCACCGGTCCTCCACCAATCAGCTGTTTGAATTGACTCCTGCAGGAGAACGGGTATTTGAGCAGGGAAAAAAGATGCTGGAACTATGGAGGACCATGGAACAAGTGGATCAAAAAAAGCAGGAAATTCAGTTGCGGATTGGGTCTACTCACACAGTCAGTGATGTTCTGCTTCCCGATTTCGTCAAAAAGATCAAGGTCTTATACCCTCAAGTCCGTTTACAATTGATGATTCACAATCACGAAACGATAGTTGAAGCATTGAATTCAAACAATCTCGATCTAGCCCTCGTAGAAGGCACAAAAGGATTAGAGCCCTTTCATGTAGAGGTGATCAGTCGTGATGAGCTCCGCTTCTTCGCAAGCAAAAGGATGAACCTGCACTCCTCCCCCTTCATCCTCAGGGAAAAAGGATCAGGGACGAGGGAATATGCGGATGAGTTCTTAAAGTCGGAGCGCATCGTACCGGTTGAAGTCCTCGAAGCAAGCAGTCATTTCTTAATCAAACAACTTGCTGTAAGGGGACTAGGGATCGCATTTCTTTCAAGCTCCATGGTCAAAGACGAAGTGCTCCAGGGAAAACTCGTCCCCCTTGAACCACATGTTGTCCACCGCCCCATCTATGCAGTTCATCCTGAAACTGCCACTTCAGATCCCGTCATAAAGGAACTGATATCCTTGATTGAGCATCCGAATTAA
- a CDS encoding dicarboxylate/amino acid:cation symporter, giving the protein MKYIWKQYMKVPFVLKMSVGFLLGIIVGLVFKSDAEILRPFGTVLIHLLSLIAIPVIFLTVVQAVNKMSMRQLGRMGWKLILYYAATTAAAVFIGLGLAFLFNPGTNLELPNTQVEEPKAPQFGDVLLQIIPDNLFQAFAGGDTLAIMFLAIIMGIAISWMKFSADSKMQEYGGLLDKVFTAFNEMFYILLRGVLAYAPIGVFAISAATFGQQGWETIQSLLKFVGVFYLGLLLLWVVVYAGFLKLTGNSVISFFKQTKEAYSTAFFTSSSIASLPVAIQSAKKAGISEKTANFALPLGAIFNSDGGALRMGVSIVFAANVTNLHLSVTDLLMIVLVGTLLSIGTSGVPAAGLVTLSAVLTMFGLPLEIVALIAGVDAIIGMGGTASNVTGDIVGAAVVDRAEERNG; this is encoded by the coding sequence ATGAAGTACATATGGAAGCAATATATGAAAGTGCCTTTTGTTTTGAAGATGTCCGTCGGGTTCCTTTTAGGGATCATCGTCGGTCTTGTCTTTAAATCAGATGCTGAGATCCTGAGACCATTTGGGACGGTGCTTATTCACCTTCTTAGCTTGATTGCCATTCCAGTGATATTCCTCACCGTGGTTCAAGCAGTGAACAAAATGAGTATGCGGCAGCTTGGCCGGATGGGGTGGAAGCTGATTCTTTATTATGCAGCCACCACGGCAGCCGCTGTCTTCATCGGTCTTGGTTTGGCGTTCCTGTTCAACCCTGGAACCAATTTGGAATTGCCTAATACACAAGTGGAAGAACCGAAAGCACCGCAGTTTGGGGATGTTTTGCTGCAAATCATTCCTGATAACCTGTTTCAGGCTTTTGCCGGGGGAGATACACTGGCCATTATGTTCCTGGCCATCATCATGGGGATAGCTATTTCATGGATGAAATTTTCTGCAGATAGTAAGATGCAGGAATATGGGGGACTATTGGATAAAGTTTTCACAGCCTTTAACGAAATGTTTTATATCCTTCTTAGAGGGGTGTTGGCTTATGCTCCCATCGGGGTGTTTGCCATCAGTGCGGCTACATTTGGTCAGCAGGGGTGGGAAACGATCCAATCCCTACTGAAGTTTGTCGGGGTCTTTTACCTTGGACTTCTTCTTCTTTGGGTTGTCGTATATGCTGGATTCCTGAAGCTGACGGGTAACTCTGTCATCAGTTTCTTCAAGCAGACGAAAGAAGCATACAGCACTGCATTCTTTACATCCAGCAGCATCGCATCCTTGCCGGTAGCCATTCAGTCTGCCAAAAAAGCGGGGATCTCTGAGAAAACGGCGAATTTCGCATTGCCTTTAGGCGCTATCTTTAATTCAGACGGTGGAGCTTTACGAATGGGTGTATCGATTGTATTCGCGGCAAATGTGACGAATCTGCATCTTTCCGTTACAGACCTGTTGATGATCGTGCTGGTCGGGACTTTACTATCTATAGGAACATCTGGAGTTCCAGCTGCAGGGTTGGTTACATTATCTGCGGTCTTAACGATGTTCGGCTTACCGCTCGAAATAGTCGCCCTCATTGCAGGAGTCGATGCCATTATTGGAATGGGTGGAACGGCCTCTAACGTAACCGGCGACATTGTCGGTGCAGCTGTCGTAGATCGGGCTGAAGAAAGAAACGGCTAA
- the abc-f gene encoding ribosomal protection-like ABC-F family protein, translating to MLELKVNGIKKYMEATLVVEDVSLEIFQGDKVGIVGENGSGKSTVLKVIAGIEPMNYYPGYPQTSSYGYDEGLIHISNGATSAYLEQSPKYPAGLKARDVLYSAFEEVDRIESDMRKLENDMSVLEGNDLARALNRYSNLIQLFEVKGGYERDEKVSKVCTGLQLTESLLERDFDLLSGGEKTTVGLGKLLIHQPDILLLDEPTNHLDMSSIEWLEGYLKSYKGMVLIVSHDRYFLDNVVTKIVEIEDKKSISYKGNYSSFVSQKEENMRIQYEHFKEQQKKIKRMENTVISLRDWAMRADNTKFFKRAASVQKKLSKMEHIDKPVFERRNMQLDVKASGRSGKETIKGVGLSKQFGDKLIFTNTDIMVRHGERVGLLGPNGCGKTTFLKMLIGEDQPDEGVIQFGGNVKSAYLPQIVTFKYEEATVLDAFREDIFILEGKAREYLSKFMFYKGSVFKKVKHLSGGERIRLKLAMLLFQDINMLILDEPTNHLDIDSIETIEEALEEFSGTIFFISHDRYFINRMAQRIIAVEDYTLKSYSGNYDDYKREMEMRRKE from the coding sequence ATGTTGGAGTTAAAAGTAAATGGAATCAAAAAATATATGGAAGCGACACTTGTTGTTGAAGATGTTTCTCTTGAAATTTTTCAAGGAGACAAAGTTGGGATTGTCGGGGAGAATGGATCTGGAAAAAGTACAGTCTTAAAGGTGATTGCAGGCATAGAGCCGATGAATTATTATCCTGGGTACCCGCAGACTTCAAGCTACGGATACGATGAAGGTCTCATCCACATCTCGAATGGCGCAACCAGTGCCTACCTTGAACAATCGCCAAAATACCCCGCAGGATTGAAGGCGAGGGATGTCCTTTATTCAGCATTTGAGGAAGTGGATCGAATTGAATCAGATATGCGCAAATTGGAAAATGACATGAGTGTGTTGGAAGGGAACGACCTTGCTAGAGCTTTAAACCGATATAGTAACCTCATTCAATTATTTGAAGTGAAGGGAGGTTATGAGCGGGATGAGAAGGTAAGCAAGGTCTGTACGGGACTGCAGCTTACAGAAAGCCTGTTGGAGCGTGACTTTGACTTGTTAAGCGGAGGAGAAAAAACAACCGTCGGGTTAGGGAAGTTGTTGATCCATCAGCCGGACATACTGCTCCTGGATGAACCGACGAATCACCTGGATATGTCATCGATCGAATGGCTGGAGGGTTACCTGAAGAGCTATAAAGGTATGGTCCTCATTGTTTCCCATGATCGCTATTTCTTAGATAATGTAGTCACGAAAATTGTGGAAATTGAAGATAAAAAATCGATTTCCTATAAGGGGAATTACAGTTCTTTTGTGAGTCAAAAAGAAGAGAATATGAGAATCCAATACGAACATTTCAAAGAGCAACAAAAGAAGATCAAACGTATGGAAAATACGGTTATTAGCTTACGGGATTGGGCAATGAGGGCAGATAATACGAAGTTCTTCAAAAGAGCTGCAAGCGTTCAGAAAAAGTTATCCAAGATGGAGCATATCGATAAACCCGTTTTTGAAAGAAGGAACATGCAGCTTGATGTGAAAGCTTCGGGAAGATCGGGTAAAGAGACCATTAAAGGAGTTGGATTGTCGAAACAGTTTGGGGATAAATTGATATTTACCAATACTGATATCATGGTGCGTCACGGAGAAAGAGTGGGACTGCTGGGGCCAAATGGATGCGGAAAAACCACTTTCCTAAAGATGCTTATCGGCGAAGATCAACCTGATGAAGGCGTCATCCAGTTTGGGGGAAATGTAAAATCGGCCTATTTACCTCAAATCGTTACATTTAAGTACGAAGAAGCCACAGTTCTAGATGCTTTCCGGGAAGACATCTTTATTCTGGAAGGAAAGGCGCGGGAATACCTTTCAAAGTTCATGTTTTACAAAGGAAGTGTGTTCAAGAAAGTAAAACACCTTTCAGGGGGAGAACGGATTCGACTAAAACTGGCGATGTTATTGTTCCAGGATATCAATATGTTGATCTTGGATGAGCCGACGAATCACTTGGATATCGATTCGATTGAAACAATTGAGGAAGCCCTGGAAGAATTCAGTGGAACCATCTTTTTTATCTCCCACGACCGCTATTTTATCAATAGAATGGCACAAAGGATCATCGCCGTTGAAGATTACACATTAAAAAGCTACAGTGGCAACTATGATGATTATAAAAGAGAAATGGAAATGCGGAGAAAAGAGTAA
- a CDS encoding VOC family protein: protein MKLTHTRLLVDNYRKCFLFYRDVLGFEVSWGDENSLYGQFKVGQTHLGIFERKQMTDALNSGYIVGGEQGERFALIFEVASVDDTYEKLKEKVEFITCPMEKLEWGMKVAHFRDPEGALLEIYENI, encoded by the coding sequence TTGAAATTAACACATACCAGATTATTGGTGGACAATTATAGAAAATGCTTTCTTTTTTACAGAGATGTCCTGGGCTTTGAAGTATCATGGGGAGATGAAAACTCCTTGTATGGACAATTTAAAGTTGGACAAACACACCTAGGGATATTTGAGAGGAAACAGATGACGGATGCCCTCAACTCCGGATACATTGTAGGAGGGGAGCAAGGTGAACGTTTTGCTTTAATTTTTGAGGTGGCGAGTGTCGATGATACATATGAAAAACTGAAAGAAAAGGTAGAATTCATCACCTGTCCCATGGAGAAATTGGAGTGGGGGATGAAGGTCGCTCATTTTCGTGATCCAGAGGGGGCACTACTGGAAATCTATGAAAATATTTAG
- a CDS encoding GNAT family N-acetyltransferase: protein MQIRLKNEDLIEIRAYETEDFISIHTLNREEKWNNLVENMESTKDAWEHSNIAYVAEFNGHVLGYIRGLTDQSVTLFICELLVHADFRGLGIGDAMLKYVHELFPKTRIEMLTNTSSHTYYEQKGYRPFYGFRKTFAEH, encoded by the coding sequence ATGCAAATACGCTTAAAAAATGAAGACCTCATAGAAATAAGAGCATACGAAACGGAGGACTTTATCAGTATACATACTTTAAATAGAGAAGAAAAATGGAATAATCTTGTGGAAAATATGGAAAGTACAAAGGATGCGTGGGAGCATTCGAACATTGCATATGTAGCAGAGTTTAATGGGCATGTCCTCGGCTATATCCGAGGACTTACGGATCAATCTGTAACTTTGTTTATTTGTGAACTACTGGTCCACGCAGATTTCCGCGGGTTGGGAATCGGAGATGCTATGTTGAAATACGTTCATGAGCTGTTTCCAAAGACGAGAATCGAAATGCTGACCAACACGTCTTCTCATACCTATTATGAACAAAAAGGATACAGACCGTTTTATGGATTCAGAAAGACCTTTGCGGAGCATTAA
- a CDS encoding RNA polymerase sigma factor — protein MQEKMTESFTEKNRELAGEFNAIMEEFKEGLWRYCRYLTGSPWDGEDLFQDTMLKAFGGYYQRWHPTNPKAYLYRMATTTWIDQCRKDKRHVGLLEEDELPQENFTDGLEAEEALHILFDLFYPRQVAVFLLKEVFRFDAREVAGMVRTTPGAVYATVLRMKKKLQSVDLLESRSQHPVSDTHPVIQAYLNAMNEGDIEAVMTLVSEEAHNEAALGFQEYSKGEMRSGSMKYGLPGMRAVEYCLWGRNVIVMLSEGTNEPEIHDIQYQEVENGKIVHHISYYFRKELIFAAGEELGIRPQIDKPVVEWN, from the coding sequence ATGCAGGAAAAAATGACGGAATCGTTTACGGAAAAAAACAGGGAATTGGCAGGTGAATTCAATGCCATCATGGAAGAATTCAAAGAAGGCTTGTGGAGGTATTGCCGTTATTTAACGGGCTCACCCTGGGATGGAGAGGATTTATTTCAAGATACCATGCTAAAAGCTTTCGGAGGCTATTACCAGCGGTGGCACCCGACTAACCCGAAAGCCTATTTGTATCGAATGGCGACAACGACTTGGATTGACCAGTGTCGCAAAGATAAAAGACATGTCGGTCTCCTTGAGGAAGATGAACTTCCTCAAGAAAACTTCACAGATGGTCTGGAGGCAGAGGAAGCATTACACATCCTTTTTGATCTTTTTTACCCGAGGCAGGTGGCGGTCTTTTTGTTAAAAGAAGTGTTCAGATTCGATGCAAGGGAAGTGGCAGGTATGGTAAGGACCACTCCGGGAGCGGTCTATGCAACGGTCCTTCGAATGAAGAAGAAGTTGCAATCTGTCGACCTTCTCGAGAGCAGGTCTCAACATCCGGTGTCTGACACTCATCCTGTCATCCAAGCCTACCTGAATGCAATGAATGAAGGTGATATTGAAGCCGTTATGACATTAGTCAGTGAAGAAGCCCACAATGAGGCTGCCCTTGGTTTCCAGGAATACAGCAAGGGGGAGATGCGTTCCGGATCCATGAAATATGGTCTCCCTGGTATGAGGGCTGTGGAATACTGCTTATGGGGCCGTAATGTCATCGTCATGCTTTCTGAGGGAACGAATGAACCTGAAATCCATGATATCCAGTACCAGGAAGTGGAGAATGGGAAGATTGTGCACCATATTAGTTACTACTTTAGAAAAGAATTGATTTTTGCTGCTGGTGAAGAATTGGGCATTCGACCTCAAATCGACAAGCCTGTAGTGGAATGGAATTGA